A single genomic interval of Musa acuminata AAA Group cultivar baxijiao chromosome BXJ3-4, Cavendish_Baxijiao_AAA, whole genome shotgun sequence harbors:
- the LOC135634914 gene encoding T-complex protein 1 subunit zeta 1-like, whose amino-acid sequence MSLRVLNPNAEVLNKSAALHMNINAAKGLQDVLRTNLGPKGTIKMLVGGAGDIKLTKDGNTLLKEMQIQNPTAIMIARTAVAQDETSGDGTTSTVLFIGELMKQSERYIDEGMHPRVLVDGFEIAKRATLEFLEKFKTPAVMGDVPDKEILKMVARTTLRTKLYEALADQLTDIVVNAVLCIRKPDEPIDLFMVEIMHMRHKFDVDTRLVEGLVLDHGSRHPDMKRRAENCYILTCNVSLEYEKSEINAGFFYSNAEQREKMVAAERRQVDERVKKIIELKNKVCSGNDNNFVIINQKGIDPPSLDLLARAGIIALRRAKRRNMERLVLACGGEAVNSVDDLTKDCLGWAGLVYEHILGEEKYTFVENVKNPLSCTILIKGPNDHTIAQIKDAVRDGLRSVKNTIEDEAVVLGAGAFEVAARQHLVNNVKKTVQGRAQLGVEAFADALLVVPKTLAENSGLDTQDVIIALTGEHDRGNIVGLNHHTGEPIDPNTEGIFDNYSVKRQIINSGPVIASQLLLVDEVIRAGRNMRKPS is encoded by the exons ATGTCGCTCCGAGTGTTGAATCCGAACGCCGAGGTGCTGAACAAGTCGGCGGCGCTCCACATGAACATTAACGCCGCCAAGGGTCTCCAAGACGTCCTCAGGACCAATCTCGGCCCCAAGGGCACCATCAAGAT GCTCGTCGGGGGAGCTGGGGATATCAAGCTGACGAAGGATGGCAACACCCTCTTGAAGGAGATG CAAATCCAAAACCCCACGGCCATCATGATCGCAAGGACAGCCGTCGCACAGGACGAGACGAGTGGTGATGGCACCACCTCCACTGTGCTATTCATTGGGGAGCTGATGAAGCAGTCGGAGCGGTACATTGACGAAG GGATGCATCCACGAGTGCTGGTAGATGGATTTGAAATTGCAAAGAGGGCTACTCTTGAATTTCTTGAGAAGTTCAAAACACCTGCTGTGATGGGTGATGTGCCTGACAAGGAGATATTGAAAATGGTAGCAAGAACAACTCTTAGGACAAAG CTATATGAAGCACTAGCTGATCAACTAACAGATATTGTTGTAAATGCA GTTCTCTGTATACGCAAGCCTGATGAACCCATTGATCTCTTCATGGTGGAGATAATGCACATGCGCCATAAGTTTGATGTTGATACACGCTTG GTCGAGGGTCTTGTCCTTGATCATGGTTCTCGACATCCTGATATGAAACGGAGGGCAGAGAATTGTTATATCTTGACATGCAATGTCTCTTTGGAGTATGAGAAAAG tgAAATAAATGCAGGATTTTTCTACTCTAATGCGGAGCAGAGAGAGAAAATGGTTGCTGCTGAACGGCGTCAAGTCGATGAGCGAGTTAAGAAGATTATTGAACTAAAGaataag GTCTGCTCGGGCAATGACAATAACTTTGTCATAATTAACCAAAAGGGAATTGATCCTCCATCGCTGGATCTCCTTGCTCGTGCAGGG ATTATTGCACTTCGGAGAGCCAAGAGGAGGAATATGGAAAGGCTAGTTCTAGCCTGTGGAGGGGAAGCTGTTAATTCTGTTGATGACTTAACCAAAGATTGTCTTGGTTGGGCTGGGCTTGTCTATGAACATATCCTTGGTGAAGAAAAATACACCTTTGTGGAGAACGTGAAAAACCCTCTCTCCTGTACTATCTTGATTAAAG GACCAAATGATCATACAATTGCTCAAATCAAGGATGCTGTTCGTGATGGCCTCAGATCTGTCAAGAATACAATTGAAGATGAAGCTGTTGTCCTG GGGGCTGGGGCTTTTGAGGTAGCAGCCAGGCAGCACTTGGTCAACAATGTGAAGAAAACTGTTCAAGGG CGTGCACAGCTTGGCGTGGAAGCTTTTGCTGATGCTTTACTGGTGGTACCGAAGACACTAGCAGAGAACTCTGGCCTCGACACACAAGATGTCATTATTGCTCTTACA GGTGAACATGACAGAGGTAACATTGTGGGTTTGAATCATCATACCGGAGAACCAATAGATCCAAACACGGAAGGGATCTTTGATAACTACTCAGTGAAGCGACAAATCATAAACTCTGG GCCCGTCATTGCTTCCCAGTTGCTTCTGGTAGATGAAGTGATCCGGGCCGGTCGAAACATGAGGAAACCCAGCTAA
- the LOC135636290 gene encoding uncharacterized protein LOC135636290, whose product MTTSRRLADRKIAKFQKNVTKRGSVPEKTAKKGDNYPVGPILLGFFIFVVVGSSLFQIIRTAMSGGMA is encoded by the exons ATG ACTACGTCAAGGCGTCTTGCTGACAGGAAAATTGCAAAGTTTCAGAAGAATGTCACAAAGAGGGGCTCCGTTCCAGAGAAAACAGCAAAGAAAGGAGATAACTATCCTGTTGGTCCTATCTTGCTTGGATTCTTTATCTTCGTGGTTGTCGGATCAT CTTTGTTCCAGATAATAAGGACAGCCATGAGTGGCGGGATGGCATGA